GACCTGCGCGTGCTCGAGACGACGGCCGCGGAACTCGACTCCGAACTGGCACGCATCGCGCCGGCCGAAATCGTCGTGGCGGAGGGACAGGCGGCGCGCATCCGCGCCGCGGTTCCCGTCCGCAACGCCCCGGACTGGCACTTCGACGCCACCCGCGGCGACCAACTGCTGCGCGAGGCGCTCGGCGTGGCGAGCCTTCAGGCCTTCGACCTCGACCGCCGGCCGTTGGCCCTGGCCGCTTGCGCGGGCCTCCTCGATTACGCCCGGCATACCCAGGGGCGGCAGGCCGGGGAGCGTCTGGCCCATCTCGTCACCGTACGGGTCGAATCCCACTCCGACTACATCGGCATCGATCCGGTCACGCGGCGCAATCTCGAGATCACCGAGGCGATTCGCGACCCGGCGGCGCCGACGCTTTTTTCCACCCTCGACCGCTGTGCAACCGGGATGGGCAGCCGGCGCCTGCGCCACTGCCTGCACCATCCGCTGCGCGATTCCGGGGCGGTGCGGACGCGCCAGGAAACGATCGCCGCCCTGCTGCGCGCCGACGCCGCGCAGCCCATGCTGGACGCGCTCTCGGCGGTGCCCGATCTCGATCGCATCGCCAGCCGCATTGCGCTGCGCTCGGTGCGCCCGAAGGAACTCGCCGCCCTGCGGGCCTGCGCGCCGGCGCTCGTTCGGGCGGCGGCGCTCGCCGAGGCGCTCGATGTCGCCGGTGCGCCGGACGGCGCGATCGCGGGCCCGCTCGCGCTGGCGGAGACGCTGGTGCGACGGCTCGCCGAGGCGCTGGCGGAGGAGCCGGCATACAGCCCGCGCGACGGCGATGTGATGCGTACGGGCTTCGACGCGGAACTCGACGAACTGCGCGCGCTGCGCGACAACGCCGGCGCCTTCCTCGTCGACCTCGAAGTGCGCGAACGCGCACGCACCGGGATTCCCAACCTGCGGGTGGAATACAACCGCGTTCATGGCTACTACATCGAGGTCACCAACGGTCAGGCAGACAAGGTTCCCGAGGATTACCGCCGCCGCCAGACCCTGAAGAACGCCGAGCGCTACATCACGCCGGAACTCAAGTCCTTCGAGGACCGTGCACTCTCCGCGCAGGAACGCGCGCGCGCGCGCGAAAGGGAACTGTTCGACGCGCTGCTCCACGATCTGGAGCCGGAGATCGGGCCCTTGCTGCGCACCGCCGACGCCGTTGCGACGATGGACATGTTGAGCGCGCTGGCGGTGCATGCCGGGGCGGCGGGCTGGGTCCGGCCGACGCTGCGGCCGCAGCGCGGCATGGATGTCGAAGGCGCGCGCCATGCGGTCGTCGAACAGACCCTCGAGACGTATACCCCCAACGACTGCCGCCTCGACGACACCCGGCGCATGCTCATCATCACCGGCCCGAACATGGGCGGGAAATCCACCTACATGCGCTCGGTGGCGCTCATCGCCCTGCTGGCGCACTGCGGCAGCTATGTTCCCGCCGCACGGGCGGAGATCGGACCGGTGGACCGGATCTTCACCCGGATCGGCGCGGCCGACGATCTTGCGCGCGGCGCGTCGACCTTTCTCGTCGAGATGACCGAAGCGGCGGCCATCCTGCACGGCGCCGGTCATCACAGCCTCGTGCTCATGGACGAGATCGGCCGCGGCACCTCGACCTTCGACGGCATGGCGCTGGCCGGCGCGATCGCGCGCGCCCTGGTCCAGACCAATGACTGCCTGACGCTGTTCGCCACCCATTACTTCGAAATCACCGCGCTCGCAGCGCAATTGCCCGGCGTGGCGAACGTGCATGTCGCGGCGACGCAGACGCGCGGCAAGCTCGTTTTCCTGCACCAGGTACGGGAAGGGCCGGCAAGCCAGAGCCACGGGCTCGCGGTCGCCGCCCTGGCCGGCGTGCCCCAGGCCGTGATCGGCCATGCCCGCGAGCTGCTCGCCCGGCTGGAGGCGAACGCCGCGGCGACGGCGGCGTTCGATGCGCGGCAACCGGATCTGTTTGCTGCCGCGGAGGTTCCCGTGCCTGCAGCGCCGGAACCGGAGATGCCGAAGGCACCGATGATGGCCGACCCCCTGCGCACGCGGCTACGGGAGATCGATCCTGACCGACTCACGCCGCGCGAGGCGCTGGACCTGCTCTATGCGCTGCGCGAAGAAGCCGGAGCGGGAGATCGGGAGTGAACGCGCCGGAGCCCCGTGGTGCTGCCGCCGCCCTCCCCCTCTCCCGCCTCCGCGGGAGAGGGGGAAATCGATCCGCTGCGCATGCGGATACCCGGGCCGGCGCGAAGGACACGACACATGCCTGACCGACAGTGCTTTTTCGACCCCCTGCCACCACCGCTTCTCCGCCTGGGAGCGATTCCGGTCGCGCAATTCCTGCGCCGAACCTGGCACCGCACGCCGCTGCTCGTCCGACAGGCGATTCCGGGGTTCGCCAGTCCGGTCACCCGCGACGATCTCTTCGCACTGGCGCAGGACGAGGATGTGGAGTCGCGGCTCGTCGAGCACGGGGCCGACCGCTGGCGCCTGCGCCGCGGGCCGTTTTCCGCGCGCGCACTCCCCGGAATCCGGCGCAAGGACTGGACGGTGCTCGTACAAGGCGTCGATCTCCACCTCCCCGCGGTGGCGGGCCTCGCCGCGCGTTTCCGCTTCCTGCCGCGGGCGCGCTTCGACGATGTGATGATCAGCTACGCCACCGATGGCGGCGGCGTGGGTCCGCATGTCGACCAATACGACGTATTCCTGCTCCAGGCACAAGGCCGGCGGCGCTGGCGCATCGCCGAGCGTTTCGATCCACGGCTGCGCGAAGGAATGCCGCTGCGGCTGCTGGCGAACTTCCGTGCCGAACAGGAATGGGTGCTCGAACCGGGGGACCTGCTCTACCTGCCGCCGGGGGTCGCCCACGACGGCGTCGCACAGGGCGAGAGCATCACGATCTCCATCGGGTTTCGCGTCCCGACGCGCCAGGAACTGGCGGACGCCTGGGCGGAGCGGCAGGGCCGCACGGCGCCGCTACCCGGGCACCTGTCCGATACCCTGCGACGGCGCGCCGCCAGCCCCGCGCGCCTGCCGGAGGAACTGGTGCGAGCCGCGCGCGCCGCGCTGCGCAACACCATGCCCACCGCCCGACAGTTGCGCCAGACCCTGCTCGAGCACGGTACCGAACCCAAACCCCAGGTATTTTTCGATCCACCGCGGCCGCCGATGTCGCCGTCCCGCTTCGCCCGGCGCATCCGTCGGGATGGAATCGTTGCCGATCTGCGCACCCGCATGCTCTATTCCGGCCTCGATTTCGCGATCAACGGCGAACTGCAGGAGGTGTCCGGACTTCCGGCAGCGGACCGGCGTCGCCTGCGAACGCTGGCCGAACAGGGGCGACTATCCCCCGAATCGCTCGCGGAGTCCGGTGCGCCACCGCGGATCGTTCCCACGCTCCCGGATCCGGGAGTGCGACGGACGCATTCCCAAAACCACGCTACCGCAGTGCAGCAACAATCCCTGGAAACGCTGCTGTATGCATGGTATTGCAACGGTTGGTTGCATTTATTTTCCTAGCAGATTTGCGGCAGGACACAGGAATCGCCCTAGGAATCCCCTACAATTGCTGCGCTGCGGAAGATCCGCGTCCGATGAAGGTCGTCACCCGTCCCGCGTCGCCGGGAGCGCGCGCGCCCGCTGGGCGGTGGAAAATCGCGGCAATCGCATCCCCCCTATCGAACAAAAGGAACGCACCATGAAAAAAATTCTCATCGCCGCCACGCTGAGCATCGCCGCTTTGGCTGCCTGCGAAAAATCGGAACCGCCGGCAGCGCCCGCGCAGACGCCGGCCCCCGCGGCCGCTCCGGCTGCCCCGGCTGCCGCACCGGCTCCGGCCGCTGCTCCGGCCGCTGCTCCGGCCGCGCCCGCCAACGGTGCCGCAGCCCCTGCCGCCAACGACAAGAAGCAGTAAGCGCAGCGCCAGGCGCCACGAAAAAAGGCCGGGAAATTTCCCGGCCTTTTTTCGTTTTCCGCCCCCCGCAGCCAGCCCGGCAGACCGTGCGGGTCGGCACCCCCCTACATGGCGTCGCGCAGGCGACCGAGCACGTGCTGCGCCGCCAGGCTGCCGTCCGGCTTGCCGTCGGGATCCTGCACCTCGATGGTCGTGATGGTGCCGTCGGAATGCAGGACGATCTGGAAGTGCTGCGCGGGAATCTGGGCATCGGAGTTGAACACCCGGTTCCACCAGTTCTGTTTGGCGCGCTGCGCCGCCTCGTAGCTCGGATCCAGGTACCGGATGTGATAGATCCAGTGCGCCGGGTCGCGCCCCGTCACCGTGAAGTCGACGCGGTCGATCGCCGCCGCCACACGCTGCCAGACGTCGTCGATCGACTCCTGGACCTGCAGGGTCGTGATGCCGTCGACGATCACGGTATGGACATCGGATTGCACGTGCACCGTGGGAACGGCCGGCGCCGCGACCGGTGCGGCCGCCGCCGGCGCCGCGGCAACCGCGACCGGCGCCGGGGCAACCGCGAACTTCAGCGCGATCCGCTGGAGCATTGCGGCCGCCAGTTGCGGATCGGGATGCTTGTACTGCCAGGCCGTCTGATCGCGGAACTGGGACGTGAAGACCTCCTCCATCGCGTGTTCGGAGACGGTGACTTCCGTATGCTTGCCGACGGATTGCACCAGCGCGCGGTACTTCTGGCGCGTTCCGTTCGAATCGTAGGCGCCGAACACCTTGTGCAGGCTGTCGCGCAGGATGTCCTCATGGAGCATCGGGCGCGATTCCGCCCAATCGGTCTCGATCAAGCCCACGGCAGGCTGGTCAACCGCGATCTTGTAGCCCATCGAGATCCAGAGATCCTTGATGGCGGCGTACACGGCGGCGGGCGGCGCATCGACATCGAGCCACTGATCGCGCCCATCCCGGACGATGCGCGCATGCATCCTGGCCGGCGGCACCGCCGCCGCGGACCCGGCTCCCGCGACCGCCGTGGCCGCCGTCCCGCCGGCCGCCGCAGTCTGGCCCTGGCTTGCCGGCGAACGGGCCGCAGCCGGAACCGAATAGCGGGCATCGGCTGCGACCGGGCTCAGATCGGGAGGAACTTCCAGCGGTTCGAGATCGGGCTTCGCATGGTGGTAATCGTAGGTGCCGTCATTCTGATCCTGCGAGCCGAAATGGAACCAGGACGGCGTCGAACACGCGCCCAGCATCGCGAGGGATACCGCCGCAGCGAGCGGTCGCGCGGCGCGGAGGGTACGTTGCAGGCTTCGCCTTGGGAGCACGATGGTCCTTTTGCTGTTTACGTTTCGATCCATATCCGGCGACGGTCCGTCACACAATATCCACGCCGGACATTCACGCCGCGCTGCCGATCCCGGCATCGCGCATCGCCTGCGCAACGATCTCCTGCCCCGACGCCGACAGCGGCACCAGCGGCAGGCGGATGCCGGCGGGAATCCGCCCCATGCGCGCCAGCGCCCATTTCGCCGGCACCGGGTTCGGTTCGACGAACAGGCGTACGTGCAGCGGCATCAGATGTTCGTTGATCGCGCGCGCCGTCGCGACGTCGCCGCGCAGCGCCGCCGCGCACATCTCGGCCATCGGGCGCGGCGCCACGTTGGCCGTGACGGAAATCACGCCGTCGCCGCCCAGGAGCAGATAGGCGAGACCGGTATCGTCGTTGCCGCTGTATAGCGCAAACTCGCGGCTTCCGTTGCGCGCGACACGATGCTGCAGAACCCGCCGCATCTCCACGACGCGCGCCAGATCGCCGCTGGCATCCTTGATGCCCACGATGCCCGGCACCTGCGCGAGACGCATGGTGGTGTCGACGGAAAGGTCGGTGCCCGTACGCGACGGCACGTTGTAGAGGATCACCGGCAGGTCGACGGCCTCCGCGACGGCGCGGAAATGGCGATACAAGCCCTCCTGCGTCGGGCGGTTGTAGTAGGGAACGACCTGCAGCGAGGCGTCCGCGCCGACGCGCCGGGCCTCGCGGGTGAGTTCGATGGCTTCCTGGGTGGAGTTGGCGCCGGTGCCCGCGATGACCTTGACCCGCCCCGCCGCGGTCTCGACGGCGACGCGGATCAGTTCCACATGTTCTTCCGGATCGACGGTCGCGGATTCACCGGTGGTGCCGACGGCGACGATCGCGTTGGTGCCTTCGTCGATGTGCCAGTCGATCAGCTTGCGGTAGGAATCCCAGTCGAGGGATCCGTCTTCCCGCATGGGCGTGACGATGGCGACCAAACTTCCGGTGATAGCAGTCATAGATTTCTGGCGTTCTGGCGTTCCGGCGGCACGGTTGCGGGCGGATGTCCGGGCCGCGCACCTCGCGCATGGCGAGTCCGGGCGCGGAGGAGCACGCGGACCCGATGTCCGCCCACCTGCGAGACGCGAGGGTTCTAACTATAACCGAGCCCCATCGCCTCGCGAACGTCGCGCATGGTTTCCTGCGCCGCCGCCCGCGCCCGGTCGCAGCCGTCGGCGACGATCGATCGCAGCAAGGACGGGTCGTCCAGGTAGGGCTGCGCACGCTGGCGCCACGGTTCCTGCTCGGCAAGCATGGCGTCGATCACCGGTTGCTTGCAGTCGAGACAACCGATCCCCGCACTGCGGCAGCCCTTCACCACCCAATCCTGCACGTCCGACGAAGAGTAGATCCGGTGCAGGTCCCATACCGGGCAACGCTCGGGCTCGCCGGGGTCGGTGCGGCGCACGCGCGCCGGATCCGTCATCATCTTGCGGACCTTGTCGGTGAGCGCCTTGGGTTCTTCGCGCATCGAGATGGTGTTGCCGTAGCTCTTGCTCATCTTCTGGCCATCGAGCCCGGGAAGGCGCGGCGCCTCGGTCAGCGCATGGTCGGGCTCGATCAGGATCACGCGGCGCGCCCCCTCGAGGTACCCGAAGAGCCGCTCGCGGTCGCCGTGCGACAGGCTTTGCGACTCCGCCAGAAGCGCACGACCGCGCTCCAGCGCCTCGTCGTCGCCTTGCTCCTGATAGCGCGCACGCAGTTCCAGATACAGCTTGCTGCGCTTGCCGCCCAGATTCTTCACGGCGGCGGCGGCCTTTTCCTCGAAGCCGGGTTCGCGCCCGAAAAGATGGTTGAAACGGCGCGCGACTTCGCGCGTCATTTCGATGTGGGGGATCTGGTCCTCCCCCACCGGAACGAGGTTGGCGCGGTAGATCAGGATATCGGCCGCCTGCATCAGCGGATAGCCGAGAAATCC
This genomic window from Burkholderiales bacterium GJ-E10 contains:
- a CDS encoding DNA mismatch repair protein MutS; translation: MQQFHRIKAQYPEELVFYRMGDFYELFYDDAEKAARLLGLTLTARGQSGGAPVKMAGVPAVSVDQYLARLVQLGESVAICEQVGDPATARGPVERKVVRVVTPGTLTDQDLLPNKRDAALAGIAFGPASGAGRGAAGDAAVAVAWLVLASGDLRVLETTAAELDSELARIAPAEIVVAEGQAARIRAAVPVRNAPDWHFDATRGDQLLREALGVASLQAFDLDRRPLALAACAGLLDYARHTQGRQAGERLAHLVTVRVESHSDYIGIDPVTRRNLEITEAIRDPAAPTLFSTLDRCATGMGSRRLRHCLHHPLRDSGAVRTRQETIAALLRADAAQPMLDALSAVPDLDRIASRIALRSVRPKELAALRACAPALVRAAALAEALDVAGAPDGAIAGPLALAETLVRRLAEALAEEPAYSPRDGDVMRTGFDAELDELRALRDNAGAFLVDLEVRERARTGIPNLRVEYNRVHGYYIEVTNGQADKVPEDYRRRQTLKNAERYITPELKSFEDRALSAQERARARERELFDALLHDLEPEIGPLLRTADAVATMDMLSALAVHAGAAGWVRPTLRPQRGMDVEGARHAVVEQTLETYTPNDCRLDDTRRMLIITGPNMGGKSTYMRSVALIALLAHCGSYVPAARAEIGPVDRIFTRIGAADDLARGASTFLVEMTEAAAILHGAGHHSLVLMDEIGRGTSTFDGMALAGAIARALVQTNDCLTLFATHYFEITALAAQLPGVANVHVAATQTRGKLVFLHQVREGPASQSHGLAVAALAGVPQAVIGHARELLARLEANAAATAAFDARQPDLFAAAEVPVPAAPEPEMPKAPMMADPLRTRLREIDPDRLTPREALDLLYALREEAGAGDRE
- a CDS encoding putative lipoprotein (Precursor) encodes the protein MLGACSTPSWFHFGSQDQNDGTYDYHHAKPDLEPLEVPPDLSPVAADARYSVPAAARSPASQGQTAAAGGTAATAVAGAGSAAAVPPARMHARIVRDGRDQWLDVDAPPAAVYAAIKDLWISMGYKIAVDQPAVGLIETDWAESRPMLHEDILRDSLHKVFGAYDSNGTRQKYRALVQSVGKHTEVTVSEHAMEEVFTSQFRDQTAWQYKHPDPQLAAAMLQRIALKFAVAPAPVAVAAAPAAAAPVAAPAVPTVHVQSDVHTVIVDGITTLQVQESIDDVWQRVAAAIDRVDFTVTGRDPAHWIYHIRYLDPSYEAAQRAKQNWWNRVFNSDAQIPAQHFQIVLHSDGTITTIEVQDPDGKPDGSLAAQHVLGRLRDAM
- a CDS encoding dihydrodipicolinate synthase, whose amino-acid sequence is MVAIVTPMREDGSLDWDSYRKLIDWHIDEGTNAIVAVGTTGESATVDPEEHVELIRVAVETAAGRVKVIAGTGANSTQEAIELTREARRVGADASLQVVPYYNRPTQEGLYRHFRAVAEAVDLPVILYNVPSRTGTDLSVDTTMRLAQVPGIVGIKDASGDLARVVEMRRVLQHRVARNGSREFALYSGNDDTGLAYLLLGGDGVISVTANVAPRPMAEMCAAALRGDVATARAINEHLMPLHVRLFVEPNPVPAKWALARMGRIPAGIRLPLVPLSASGQEIVAQAMRDAGIGSAA
- a CDS encoding tryptophanyl-tRNA synthetase → MRPTGALHIGHYHGALKNWVRMQDENPCFFFAADWHALTTHYDTPEVIEESVWEMLVDWFAAGVDPAKATVFIQSRVPEHAELFLLLAMSTPLGWLERVPTYKDQMERLRDRDLATYGFLGYPLMQAADILIYRANLVPVGEDQIPHIEMTREVARRFNHLFGREPGFEEKAAAAVKNLGGKRSKLYLELRARYQEQGDDEALERGRALLAESQSLSHGDRERLFGYLEGARRVILIEPDHALTEAPRLPGLDGQKMSKSYGNTISMREEPKALTDKVRKMMTDPARVRRTDPGEPERCPVWDLHRIYSSSDVQDWVVKGCRSAGIGCLDCKQPVIDAMLAEQEPWRQRAQPYLDDPSLLRSIVADGCDRARAAAQETMRDVREAMGLGYS